The following are encoded in a window of Primulina eburnea isolate SZY01 chromosome 4, ASM2296580v1, whole genome shotgun sequence genomic DNA:
- the LOC140830093 gene encoding uncharacterized protein, with amino-acid sequence MPPKRKSIEGDDRTPDKTAKVVDEFSKLFKVQAQVHGEQIQQLLSMQTTTQVRGQGKGQGRTESSEDGAYDRFRHMNPPEFIGGPDPLMALEWIKSLEAIFDYLKFTDQERVSCDVFMLVKSARIWWKATKVTVNVQELKWNELKDLFYAKYFSSKFKAKKVKEFLELKQDVVSVAEYTLKFEEGCVFVPFIAENDKDKGEHFLRGLKPEIRRDVHMSKVVKYQDIVERALLAEHDEQEIEKERQLRQAFQARGQGACADVRGGYKGKGKMEQRSKPLVPSSDTVRPVCPKFGKPHKGECLVGSGRCFRCKEMGHTALKCPLS; translated from the coding sequence ATGCCTCCCAAGAGAAAGAGTATTGAAGGGGATGATAGGACCCCTGATAAGACTGCAAAGGTGGTAGATGAATTCAGTAAGTTATTTAAGGTGCAAGCTCAAGTCCATGGCGAACAAATTCAACAGTTATTGAGCATGCAAACTACGACCCAGGTTCGTGGCCAAGGAAAAGGTCAAGGCAGAACGGAAAGTTCTGAAGATGGTGCTTATGATCGTTTCAGACATATGAACCCTCCGGAGTTTATCGGTGGTCCTGATCCACTAATGGCTCTGGAATGGATCAAATCATTGGAAGCCATATTTGATTACTTGAAGTTCACTGACCAAGAGAGGGTAAGTTGTGATGTGTTTATGTTGGTCAAATCTGCTCGTATCTGGTGGAAAGCCACCAAGGTGACAGTTAATGTTCAAGAATTAAAATGGAACGAGTTAAAAGATTTATTCTACGCCAAATATTTCTCGAGCAAATTCAAGGCCAAGAAGGTGAAAGAATTTCTTGAATTAAAGCAAGATGTTGTGTCTGTCGCTGAGTATACTTTGAAGTTCGAAGAAGGATGTGTTTTTGTTCCTTTTATTGCTGAAAACGATAAGGATAAAGGAGAACATTTCCTTCGGGGTTTGAAGCCAGAGATTCGAAGAGACGTTCATATGTCCAAAGTGGTGAAATATCAAGACATAGTGGAGCGAGCTTTGCTTGCTGAGCATGATGAGCAAGAGATTGAGAAAGAGAGACAGTTGAGGCAAGCTTTCCAAGCTAGAGGACAAGGTGCATGTGCAGATGTTCGTGGTGGTTACAAAGGTAAGGGTAAGATGGAGCAGCGCTCTAAACCTCTTGTGCCTTCTTCTGATACTGTGCGACCGGTATGTCCTAAGTTTGGAAAGCCACACAAGGGTGAGTGTTTGGTGGGTAGTGGAAGATGTTTTAGATGCAAGGAGATGGGGCACACGGCATTGAAATGTCCTCTCTCCTAA
- the LOC140830094 gene encoding uncharacterized protein gives MTKESVNPDSSVISGNILIYGKEAITLIDTGATHSFMSEVFMHSISVEPTVMSLHFNIVWPSGDEICPTNIIEACPVQLGVRLLFADLIVIPMVAFDVILGMDWLSSYRAVIDCVGKIMNFLADDHDSDVFVGLRSSMGILIISCFQANNFLHKGCMGFLASVVDVQKESNLQLQDLDVVQDYPDVFANDVPGLPPDREVEIVIDLIPRTSPISKAPYRMAPTEMKELKTQLQELLDKGFIRPSSSPWGAPVLFVKKKDGSLRLCIDYR, from the coding sequence ATGACGAAAGAAAGTGTTAatcctgattcttctgtgatatCAGGTAATATTTTAATCTACGGCAAAGAAGCAATTacattgattgacactggtgcaacccattcttttatgtctgaagtgTTTATGCATTCTATATCTGTTGAACCTACTGTTATGTCATTACACTTCAATATTGTGTGGCCCTCTGGGGATGAAATTTGTCCCACTAATATTATCGAGGCATGTCCTGTACAATTGGGTGTGAGATTATTGTTTGCTGATCTTattgttattccgatggttgcatttgatgttATACTGGGTATGGATTGGTTATCTTCTTATCGTGCGGTGATCGATTGTGTGGGCAAAATAATGAATTTTTTAGCCGATGACCATGATAGTGATGTGTTTGTTGGTCTACGCTCTTCGATGGGTATTCTTATTATTTCTTGCTTTCAAGCTAATAATTTTTTGCACAAAGGTTGTATGGGTTTTCTAGCTTCAGTGGTTGATGTGCAAAAGGAAAGTAATttgcaattacaggatcttgaTGTGGTTCAGGATTATCCTGACGTGTTTGCTAATGATGTGCCTGGATTACCACCTGATCGAGAGGTggagattgttattgatttaattcCACGTACATCTCCAATTTCTAAagctccatacagaatggctcctactgaaatgaaagaattgaagactCAATTGCAggagctattagataaaggttttatCCGACCTAGTTCCTCAccgtggggagctccagttttgttcgtaaagaagaaggatggatcattGCGATTATGTATTGACTACCGATAA
- the LOC140830895 gene encoding serine carboxypeptidase-like 20: MYTLDLKKPLLFLQNVQDDEVATAWLNSEAVRRAIHAEPKSVAGNFELCTDRLKFYHDAGSMIKYHKNLTSRGYRALIYSGDHDMCVPFTGSEAWTRSVGYKKADSWRPWFVNDQVAGYIQVYENNLIFLTIKGAGHTVPEYKPREALAFYSRWLADKKI, encoded by the exons ATGTACACTCTCGACCTCAAAAAACCTCTGTTATTTTTACAAAACGTGCAGGATGATGAGGTTGCAACTGCATGGCTGAACAGTGAAGCAGTTAGGAGAGCAATCCATGCTGAACCT AAATCTGTGGCAGGAAACTTTGAGCTGTGCACAGACAGACTCAAATTTTATCATGATGCTGGGAGCATGATCAAATATCATAAGAACCTCACATCCCGGGGATATCGAGCTCTCATATACAG TGGGGATCATGATATGTGTGTTCCATTCACGGGAAGTGAAGCTTGGACTCGATCCGTCGGATACAAGAAAGCTGATTCATGGAGGCCTTGGTTTGTGAATGACCAAGTTGCAGG ATACATACAGGTTTACGAAAACAATCTCATCTTCCTCACCATAAAG GGAGCTGGACATACTGTACCAGAATACAAACCACGTGAAGCATTGGCGTTCTACTCACGCTGGTTGGcagataaaaaaatatga